Genomic segment of Bacteroides stercoris ATCC 43183:
TTTATGGTCTTTACTGCTTCTATATAATTCTGATTTATATTCATTTGCGATTTGTTATATGCGACAAAAATAATGCCGGCGATTTCTTCTTCGCCATACTCATGTTTTTATATTGTTAACGATGGGGCAATATAGATATTATTTTTGTTACCCCATAGCATTTGAGTAACAAACTGGTAAGAGAATAAGGGAATTTATAGATTAAGTCAAGAAAACAAGCCCAACAAAAGGAATAACGCAGAAAATACCGCAATTACATATATCAATTGTTTGCATTAATTTACCAACTCTTTCTTTCTCTTTTTCCATAGTTGCCAGCTATTGAAAATATTTTGCCACAGCACATACGAACCCGGCCCTACGGAAGAGAGCGGATTCAAATAAGTATAGGACATCCAAATGGCAAGCACCGTATTCTTCTGTCCCAGCGCCTGTCCGCCACTGATACGGTCATTGTAATGCCCGCCGATTCTCTTGCCTAAATAGAATTGGACACAGCAGGCTGCCAAACCTGCTAAAGCAATCAGGACTTCCACAAACACCGGAGCATCACTGTTCGCCAACGAACGCACCGTCTGCCCCGATACAATGGCAAGCGCCACCGCCCATAAGTAGAAAGCAGCATCGTGGAACTCCAATAAGCATCTATGCACTTTCTTGACAAACACCCGCAGAAACCAGGCCATGAAGAAAGGCAGAAGCAACAGCGGAAACACCTTACTCAGTATTTTCAAGAAAGCCGCAAAAAAAGTAACATCCGCATGAGGTTCAACCCAAGGAAATACCAACGGAACAACCACCGCAGCCAAAAGATTGGACAACAATGTATACGTGGTAAGACTCGACGCACTTCCGCCCAGCTTACCGGTAATGACCGCAGCAGCAGTAGCCGTAGGACAAATAAGGCATACCA
This window contains:
- a CDS encoding bile acid:sodium symporter; translated protein: MLLRLIKNWTLPLAMLAGTAGYFFFAKIPWFAPVKPCLNGLVALLTPALIFAQLLLTFCKVEVHDLKPKGWHGWLLLFQTVACLIVAALLVCCPMEEMYREVFEGAMVCLICPTATAAAVITGKLGGSASSLTTYTLLSNLLAAVVVPLVFPWVEPHADVTFFAAFLKILSKVFPLLLLPFFMAWFLRVFVKKVHRCLLEFHDAAFYLWAVALAIVSGQTVRSLANSDAPVFVEVLIALAGLAACCVQFYLGKRIGGHYNDRISGGQALGQKNTVLAIWMSYTYLNPLSSVGPGSYVLWQNIFNSWQLWKKRKKELVN